One window of the Synergistaceae bacterium genome contains the following:
- a CDS encoding pyridoxal phosphate-dependent aminotransferase has protein sequence GCGNEMLSEKMLELGKKRSVIREIFEYGKTRIKEIGSDKVFDFSLGNPSVPAPECVKEAILSLLATEDSVLLHGYSSAQGDANVRKTIAGHINKTHNTRITEDNIYMTVGAAASLTICCKALTAPGDEFIIFAPYFPEYKVFVEAAGAKPVILPPNEPDFQISVEKFRAAVNDKTNAVIVNSPNNPSGVVYSEETLRDLCSVLEEKSKEYGHPIYLISDEPYRELVYGDVKVPYLINYYRNTLVCYSYSKSLSLPGERIGYIVVSNEMEQWQDMFAAICGAGRALGYVCAPSLFQQVIAKCVDKTADIAIYKRNRDLLYNGLTKLGFDCVRPDGAFYLFVKALEPDANAFCEKAKKYELLLVAGDGFGCPGYVRISYCVRTEQIINSLPAFEKLAAEYK, from the coding sequence GGATGTGGAAATGAGATGCTTTCAGAGAAGATGCTTGAATTGGGCAAAAAAAGGTCCGTAATACGTGAGATATTTGAGTACGGCAAGACGCGCATCAAGGAGATAGGCTCGGATAAAGTGTTTGATTTCAGCCTGGGCAACCCGAGTGTTCCCGCTCCGGAATGTGTGAAAGAGGCAATTTTGTCCCTGCTTGCGACAGAGGATTCGGTCCTTCTCCATGGATATTCATCGGCGCAGGGAGATGCCAATGTCAGAAAGACGATCGCCGGACACATCAACAAGACTCATAACACCAGAATTACAGAGGACAACATATATATGACCGTAGGCGCAGCTGCCTCGCTTACTATCTGCTGTAAGGCACTGACAGCTCCCGGTGACGAGTTTATCATTTTTGCCCCGTACTTTCCGGAGTATAAGGTCTTCGTCGAGGCAGCTGGTGCAAAACCTGTCATCCTGCCTCCTAACGAACCTGATTTTCAGATCAGTGTGGAGAAATTCAGAGCAGCTGTGAACGATAAAACCAATGCGGTCATCGTCAACTCGCCGAACAATCCGTCCGGTGTGGTATATTCCGAAGAGACGCTTCGTGATCTCTGTTCGGTACTTGAGGAAAAATCCAAAGAATATGGACACCCTATATATCTTATATCAGACGAACCTTATCGCGAACTTGTCTATGGTGACGTTAAAGTACCATATCTCATCAATTACTATAGAAACACACTTGTATGTTACTCCTACAGCAAGTCGCTATCTCTGCCCGGAGAGAGGATAGGCTACATCGTGGTTTCTAACGAGATGGAGCAGTGGCAGGACATGTTTGCCGCGATCTGCGGAGCCGGCCGCGCACTTGGCTATGTCTGCGCGCCCAGCCTCTTCCAGCAGGTCATCGCGAAATGTGTAGACAAAACCGCTGATATTGCAATTTATAAGAGAAACAGAGATTTGCTCTACAATGGGCTCACAAAACTTGGATTTGACTGTGTGAGACCGGACGGAGCCTTCTATCTTTTTGTAAAAGCCCTTGAGCCTGATGCAAATGCCTTCTGTGAGAAGGCAAAAAAATATGAGCTTCTTCTGGTTGCCGGTGACGGGTTCGGATGCCCGGGATATGTAAGGATCTCTTACTGCGTGAGAACAGAACAGATCATCAACTCTTTGCCTGCATTTGAAAAATTAGCCGCAGAATACAAATAA